One Campylobacter concisus DNA segment encodes these proteins:
- a CDS encoding bifunctional 2-C-methyl-D-erythritol 4-phosphate cytidylyltransferase/2-C-methyl-D-erythritol 2,4-cyclodiphosphate synthase codes for MLDISLIMLGAGNSSRFELPVKKQWLRIGSDPLWLFATKNLSNFYTFKEIIVVSKECKYMSKFAPNYKFVDGGETRQDSLKNALELVSSEFVLVSDIARPCISSELFHKIIEAATQADCVVPALKIADTAYLGENAIDREKVKLIQTPQLSRTALLKKALSSAEIYTDDSSAMRAIGASIWHILGDEMARKITFKEDLAKISALKAPENEVFVGNGFDVHEFEKGRPLVLCGEKIDYEFGLKAHSDGDVALHALTDAILGAAGLGDIGELFPDTDAKFKDISSIYLLEEAYKRVQSVGFVLTNADITIMAQKPKLSKLKSKMEANIAQALNLSQSRINVKATTTEGLGFVGRCEGIAVMASASLKFYNWTQI; via the coding sequence TTGCTTGATATCTCACTTATAATGCTTGGAGCCGGAAATTCCAGCCGTTTTGAGCTACCTGTAAAGAAGCAATGGCTTCGCATCGGCAGCGATCCACTTTGGCTATTTGCCACTAAAAATTTGAGTAACTTTTACACATTTAAAGAGATCATCGTCGTTAGCAAAGAGTGCAAATATATGTCTAAATTTGCTCCAAATTATAAATTTGTTGATGGTGGCGAGACAAGACAAGATAGCCTAAAAAACGCTCTTGAGCTAGTAAGTAGTGAATTTGTCCTAGTTAGCGACATCGCGCGCCCTTGCATATCAAGCGAGCTCTTTCACAAGATCATCGAGGCAGCCACTCAGGCTGACTGCGTGGTCCCTGCGCTAAAGATCGCTGACACTGCCTATCTTGGCGAAAACGCAATCGATAGAGAAAAAGTAAAACTTATCCAAACACCGCAGCTCTCGCGCACAGCACTTCTTAAAAAGGCTCTTAGTAGCGCTGAAATTTACACAGATGATAGCTCGGCTATGAGAGCCATTGGCGCAAGTATTTGGCACATTTTGGGCGATGAGATGGCTAGAAAGATCACTTTTAAAGAGGATCTTGCCAAAATTTCAGCCCTAAAAGCACCAGAAAACGAAGTCTTTGTAGGTAACGGCTTTGATGTGCATGAGTTTGAAAAGGGTCGTCCGCTTGTGCTTTGTGGCGAAAAGATCGACTATGAGTTTGGGCTAAAGGCTCACAGCGACGGCGATGTGGCACTTCATGCGCTAACAGACGCTATCTTGGGAGCTGCTGGGCTTGGCGACATAGGCGAACTTTTTCCTGATACGGACGCTAAATTTAAAGATATTAGCTCTATTTACTTGCTTGAGGAGGCCTACAAAAGGGTGCAAAGCGTGGGCTTTGTACTAACAAACGCTGATATCACGATAATGGCACAAAAGCCAAAACTTTCAAAACTAAAATCAAAAATGGAGGCAAACATCGCGCAGGCTCTAAATTTAAGCCAAAGCCGCATAAATGTAAAGGCGACGACGACTGAGGGGCTTGGTTTTGTCGGCAGATGCGAGGGGATCGCTGTCATGGCAAGCGCTAGCCTTAAATTTTACAACTGGACACAAATATGA
- a CDS encoding hydrogenase-4 component G translates to MQISQIASSYNTSSVKENVKSEISLHKDEKEVSKKQSDVSNLSAKEISNSYLLQYQKEITQSASSNLLAQGGLSFNVPENLSDILAGLDLAGIGYNGKALGELSSDEASELVSENGFFGISNTAERIAGFVLNGAGDDVEKLKAGREGVAKGFEDAKKIWGGELPEISQKTIEKTLETLDKKIAELGGNVLNVSA, encoded by the coding sequence ATGCAAATCAGTCAAATCGCAAGTTCATATAACACTTCAAGCGTAAAAGAAAATGTAAAATCAGAAATTTCACTTCACAAAGATGAAAAAGAGGTTTCTAAAAAGCAGTCCGATGTTTCAAATTTAAGTGCAAAAGAGATATCAAATAGCTACTTGTTGCAGTATCAAAAAGAGATCACTCAAAGCGCTAGCTCAAATTTACTAGCACAAGGCGGCCTAAGCTTTAACGTACCTGAAAATTTATCAGACATTTTAGCTGGACTTGATCTAGCAGGCATCGGCTACAACGGCAAAGCTCTAGGAGAGCTAAGTAGCGATGAGGCAAGCGAGCTAGTTAGTGAAAATGGCTTTTTTGGCATCTCAAATACAGCCGAGAGGATAGCTGGCTTTGTGCTAAATGGCGCAGGTGATGATGTAGAGAAGCTAAAAGCTGGTAGAGAGGGCGTGGCAAAGGGCTTTGAGGACGCAAAGAAAATTTGGGGTGGAGAGCTACCTGAAATTTCACAAAAAACTATCGAAAAGACGCTTGAGACGCTTGATAAAAAGATCGCCGAGCTTGGCGGTAACGTCTTAAATGTATCAGCTTAA
- a CDS encoding sulfate adenylyltransferase, translated as MTSARKNSEISINTEVYGALELIKNKILSNFSALMDDEQIKEVAKKGYFNGKPMPYSFGFAPFGEVNQNIASKLHAGQRVNLNMDGKIVGHIDVAKVFKFDESMRAKNIFLANEASNDKEINLGKYGISGKFELYDESMQESKKALYELIAESGAKKITAVFLTADPFNRAHERLVRMTIDKADLVVVFLIRTREERHIDYEIRKQVLDYFNQNYLPTKKVFVFALKNTTLFTSHANPTLECIAASRLGANKLVIGQNHSGIGMFFDHNEAHTILDIYKNDLNLDVIVLPELVYCNKCKTLVSTKSCPHGQHHQIKYHPDVIKELLFNGIMPPAILVRPEISALILSKLYVNRFKDIQKLCDDLFVNSGLLENKTDRDFYEELMKLYQTSSLT; from the coding sequence ATGACGTCAGCAAGAAAAAATAGTGAAATTTCTATAAACACCGAAGTTTATGGCGCCTTAGAGCTTATCAAAAACAAAATTCTCTCAAATTTTAGCGCCCTGATGGACGACGAGCAGATCAAAGAGGTGGCAAAAAAGGGCTACTTTAACGGCAAGCCGATGCCCTACTCTTTTGGCTTTGCTCCATTTGGCGAGGTCAATCAAAATATCGCTAGCAAGCTGCATGCTGGACAAAGAGTAAATTTAAATATGGACGGCAAGATCGTTGGGCACATCGACGTGGCAAAGGTCTTTAAATTTGACGAGAGTATGCGAGCTAAAAATATATTTTTAGCAAATGAAGCCAGCAACGACAAAGAGATAAACCTCGGCAAATACGGCATTAGCGGTAAATTTGAGCTATATGACGAGAGCATGCAAGAGAGCAAAAAAGCACTTTATGAGCTCATAGCCGAAAGCGGCGCTAAAAAGATAACCGCTGTCTTTTTAACAGCCGATCCATTTAACCGCGCGCATGAACGCCTAGTTAGGATGACTATCGACAAGGCCGATCTAGTCGTTGTTTTTCTCATCAGAACGCGCGAAGAGAGGCATATCGACTATGAGATCAGAAAGCAGGTGCTTGATTATTTCAACCAAAACTATCTGCCGACAAAAAAGGTCTTTGTCTTTGCACTAAAAAACACAACTCTTTTTACCTCGCACGCCAACCCAACGCTTGAGTGTATCGCGGCCTCAAGACTTGGCGCAAACAAGCTCGTCATCGGACAAAACCACTCAGGCATCGGCATGTTTTTTGACCACAACGAAGCGCACACGATCCTTGATATCTACAAAAATGATCTAAATTTAGACGTGATCGTCCTGCCTGAGCTAGTTTATTGCAACAAGTGCAAGACGCTAGTTAGTACCAAAAGCTGCCCGCACGGACAACACCACCAGATCAAATACCACCCAGACGTGATCAAAGAGCTGCTATTTAACGGCATCATGCCACCAGCCATACTCGTGAGGCCTGAAATTTCAGCGCTCATCTTAAGCAAGCTTTATGTAAATCGCTTTAAAGATATACAAAAGCTCTGCGACGATCTCTTTGTAAATTCTGGCTTGCTTGAAAACAAAACCGACCGCGACTTTTACGAGGAGCTCATGAAGCTTTATCAGACATCATCACTCACTTAA
- a CDS encoding major outer membrane protein, with amino-acid sequence MKLTKISLAALVALGAFSSVASATPLEEAIKNVDLSGFARYRYTNTHEKNTVAKDVTKGSDANHQFRMVTNFKAAIDDNFFGVIGLRYNTSDGSGDNAHSSAYAINQKNGNVEKNTYDGTDKTNASGTFAVHQFYLGYKVGGTTITAGKQVIGSYLTDDAVGTGIRVENKDIEGLTLTALAFDAISSDWADGDLYSATGSLNGYDIGNLYAAGIAGSYDPINFQLWYASLTNLADVLAADVSGNFAITNDVSLGARINYAHSQADTSAKNALGYDDGNFYAGELSTSLFGLDLAAGYIGYKTQNYQDGKYSVFTFEDQGGLIDAGEDVFDWTRAKGKGSYFYATSAYTFDKFTAGLDYIKGSYKTDNKTKVEEFVPRFAYQYNKKLKFSSFYAFKTEKEHNGNKEKTDKLRFEAKYSF; translated from the coding sequence ATGAAACTAACAAAAATTAGTTTAGCTGCATTGGTTGCTTTAGGTGCATTTTCAAGCGTTGCAAGTGCAACTCCACTTGAAGAAGCTATAAAAAACGTAGATCTTTCAGGATTTGCAAGATATAGATATACAAATACTCACGAGAAAAATACAGTAGCAAAAGATGTTACAAAAGGTAGTGATGCAAATCATCAATTTAGAATGGTTACTAACTTTAAAGCTGCTATCGACGATAACTTCTTTGGTGTTATTGGTCTTAGATACAATACGTCAGATGGTTCAGGCGACAATGCACATTCAAGTGCATATGCAATAAATCAAAAAAATGGTAATGTAGAAAAAAATACATATGATGGTACAGATAAAACAAATGCAAGTGGTACTTTTGCTGTACATCAATTCTATCTTGGCTACAAAGTAGGTGGTACTACTATAACAGCTGGTAAGCAAGTCATCGGTTCATATCTTACTGATGATGCAGTTGGAACAGGTATAAGAGTAGAAAATAAAGATATTGAAGGTCTTACTCTTACAGCTTTAGCATTTGATGCTATCTCTAGTGACTGGGCTGACGGTGATTTATATTCTGCAACTGGTTCTTTAAATGGCTACGATATTGGTAATCTATATGCAGCTGGTATTGCTGGTTCATACGATCCTATCAATTTCCAACTATGGTATGCTAGTTTAACAAACCTAGCTGATGTTCTTGCAGCTGATGTTTCAGGAAATTTTGCTATAACTAACGATGTATCTTTAGGTGCAAGAATTAATTATGCACATAGCCAAGCTGATACAAGTGCAAAAAATGCTCTTGGTTACGATGATGGTAACTTCTATGCTGGTGAACTTTCAACTTCACTATTTGGTCTTGATTTAGCTGCTGGCTATATTGGTTACAAAACTCAAAACTATCAAGATGGTAAATATTCAGTATTTACATTTGAAGATCAAGGTGGCTTAATCGATGCTGGCGAAGATGTATTTGACTGGACACGTGCAAAAGGTAAGGGTAGTTACTTCTATGCAACAAGTGCATATACATTTGATAAATTTACAGCTGGTTTAGACTATATCAAAGGTAGTTACAAAACAGATAATAAGACTAAAGTTGAGGAATTTGTTCCAAGATTTGCTTATCAATACAATAAAAAGTTGAAATTTAGCTCATTCTATGCCTTTAAAACAGAAAAAGAGCATAATGGAAATAAAGAAAAAACTGATAAATTAAGATTTGAAGCTAAATACTCATTCTAA
- the ccsA gene encoding cytochrome c biogenesis protein CcsA translates to MLNPKKLFLSMGSAIVLMIIFAVASGVATIIESKTSTEAAWYYVYGAGWFALIQLLLGINLAFNIFRYNLIDPKKLPSLIFHLGFIVILIGAGITRYLGFEADMHIRENTASNVVSTKVSYINLTALNDKGEEISSAIPLGLADVKKGFDLKLKTADGEASLKFKEFVPNASYKFVSDDSGKPVVEFVVSNESESEEIFLLEEEEARVGDISFIFNAKPDENKKYVLFRLNDGNFTVASNVDLSKFTMADSSKTELKAGSVNEFGTGSLYTISNINFAPRLVSAHATRKLVSSKDSEFNALIAELNYKGESREMHVFYNLMEPSRIAVAGQKFNASWGAQQIKLPFSLYLKDFELKRYPGSNSPMSYSSEVVVKDGTNDPGFDYRIYMNHVLDYDGYRFFQSSYDTDEKGTILSVNKDPGKIPTYIGYFLLGLGFLLNVINPNSRFRKLAKLIDNESTKSGKKVATLIAVLLLGLNFSSLKAEDFLPHISKEHADKLARLIVQSPDGRMKPFDTLSKEVLNKIHRGESIGSLNSNQAMLSIMVTPDFWRNEKIIALGQSKELKKELGVDENARYASFDEFFKATKDGGSEYKLTKFAEIANRKHPGSRNTFDKDVIKIDERLNVFYMIFIGEIFKIFPKQDDPSNSWYSPASAMMYFSPKEAELVVGMMREYFSAVDAASKDNDWSKADAVLEKISAYQHKYGSAVMPSEKKIDIEILFNKFQVFDRLTPIYLLAGLALLLFVFVKMLAPKVQINGIVKAVYIINLLAFLAHTAGLGLRWYIAEHAPWSNAYESMVYIAWALGLSGIIFAKRSPIALALTSILAGVTLFVAHLSWMDPQITTLVPVLQSYWLTIHVSIITASYGFLGLCSLLGGFTLLLIILQNKKKPNAEIARNITEATRINEMAMILGLSLLTLGNFLGGVWANESWGRYWGWDSKETWALVSILVYAAVLHMRFIPKLNNQYAFAVASFFAYWSIIMTYFGVNFYLAGMHSYAAGDPLPVPDFVWISIAIMIAMSVLAFTKRSLCTRL, encoded by the coding sequence ATGTTAAATCCAAAAAAATTATTTTTAAGTATGGGCTCAGCTATCGTTTTGATGATAATCTTTGCCGTAGCTAGCGGAGTCGCCACAATAATAGAGAGCAAAACCAGCACTGAAGCAGCTTGGTACTATGTTTATGGGGCTGGCTGGTTTGCGCTCATTCAACTACTTCTTGGTATAAATTTAGCCTTTAACATCTTTAGATACAATCTTATAGATCCTAAAAAACTTCCATCACTCATCTTTCACTTAGGTTTTATCGTCATCTTAATCGGTGCTGGCATCACAAGATACCTTGGCTTTGAAGCTGATATGCATATACGTGAAAACACCGCTTCAAATGTTGTTAGTACAAAGGTTTCGTATATAAATTTAACAGCGCTTAACGACAAAGGCGAAGAGATCAGCTCAGCTATACCTTTAGGACTTGCTGATGTAAAGAAGGGCTTTGATCTAAAGCTAAAAACAGCAGACGGTGAGGCCAGTTTAAAATTTAAAGAATTTGTGCCAAATGCAAGTTATAAATTTGTAAGTGATGATAGCGGAAAGCCTGTCGTAGAGTTTGTAGTCTCAAACGAGAGCGAAAGTGAAGAGATATTTTTACTTGAAGAAGAAGAGGCAAGGGTTGGGGATATCAGTTTTATCTTTAATGCTAAACCAGATGAAAATAAAAAATATGTTCTTTTTAGACTAAATGATGGAAATTTCACAGTTGCTTCAAATGTCGATCTTTCAAAATTTACTATGGCAGATAGCTCAAAAACTGAGCTAAAAGCTGGCAGCGTGAATGAATTTGGCACAGGTAGCTTATATACTATCTCAAATATAAATTTCGCCCCAAGGCTAGTCTCAGCGCACGCCACAAGAAAGCTAGTTAGCTCAAAGGATAGCGAGTTTAATGCGTTGATAGCTGAGCTAAACTACAAAGGTGAGAGTAGAGAGATGCATGTATTTTACAACCTAATGGAGCCTTCACGTATCGCTGTGGCTGGACAGAAGTTTAACGCTTCATGGGGGGCTCAGCAGATAAAACTCCCATTTAGCCTCTACCTAAAGGACTTTGAGCTAAAAAGATATCCTGGCTCAAATTCTCCTATGAGCTACTCAAGCGAGGTTGTGGTAAAAGATGGCACAAATGATCCGGGGTTTGATTATAGAATTTATATGAACCATGTGCTTGATTATGATGGATATAGATTTTTCCAAAGCTCATACGATACTGATGAGAAAGGCACGATCCTCTCTGTCAATAAAGACCCAGGCAAGATCCCGACATATATCGGCTACTTTTTGCTAGGTCTTGGCTTCTTGCTAAATGTCATAAATCCTAATAGCCGCTTTAGAAAGCTCGCAAAACTAATAGATAATGAATCAACAAAAAGTGGTAAAAAAGTAGCTACACTCATAGCAGTCTTGCTTTTAGGCTTAAATTTTAGCTCGCTAAAGGCAGAGGATTTCTTGCCGCATATCAGCAAAGAGCATGCAGACAAGCTTGCTAGACTTATCGTGCAAAGTCCAGATGGCAGAATGAAGCCATTTGATACGCTTAGCAAAGAGGTTTTAAACAAAATTCACAGAGGCGAGAGCATAGGTAGCCTAAATTCAAACCAAGCGATGCTTTCTATAATGGTAACGCCTGATTTTTGGCGAAATGAGAAGATCATCGCACTTGGCCAAAGCAAGGAGCTAAAAAAAGAGCTAGGCGTCGATGAAAATGCAAGATACGCAAGCTTTGATGAATTTTTTAAAGCGACAAAAGATGGCGGAAGCGAGTATAAACTAACAAAATTTGCCGAGATAGCAAACCGCAAACACCCAGGCTCACGCAATACTTTTGACAAAGATGTGATAAAGATCGACGAGAGACTAAATGTATTTTATATGATATTTATCGGTGAAATTTTCAAAATTTTCCCAAAACAAGATGATCCGTCAAATTCTTGGTATTCGCCAGCTAGTGCGATGATGTACTTCTCGCCAAAAGAGGCTGAGCTAGTAGTTGGCATGATGAGAGAGTATTTTTCAGCTGTTGATGCAGCCTCAAAGGATAATGACTGGAGTAAGGCGGATGCGGTGCTTGAGAAAATTTCAGCCTATCAGCACAAATACGGCTCTGCCGTCATGCCAAGTGAGAAAAAAATAGACATAGAAATTTTATTTAATAAATTTCAAGTATTTGACCGCTTGACGCCGATATATCTTTTGGCTGGACTTGCGCTTTTGCTATTTGTTTTTGTCAAGATGCTAGCGCCAAAAGTGCAGATAAATGGCATAGTTAAAGCTGTGTATATTATAAATTTACTAGCCTTTCTTGCGCACACAGCTGGCCTTGGACTTCGCTGGTACATCGCTGAGCACGCCCCTTGGAGTAACGCCTACGAGTCGATGGTCTATATCGCTTGGGCGCTTGGTCTATCTGGCATCATCTTTGCAAAACGCAGTCCGATCGCACTTGCGCTTACATCTATATTAGCTGGTGTTACGCTATTTGTTGCACACCTTAGCTGGATGGATCCGCAGATCACGACACTTGTGCCTGTGCTTCAGAGCTACTGGCTAACCATCCACGTCTCTATCATAACTGCAAGTTATGGATTTTTGGGTCTTTGCTCGCTGCTTGGTGGCTTTACTTTGCTACTTATCATCTTGCAAAATAAGAAAAAGCCAAATGCTGAGATCGCGCGTAATATCACTGAAGCAACGCGTATAAATGAGATGGCGATGATACTAGGTCTTAGCTTGCTTACGCTTGGAAACTTTTTAGGTGGCGTTTGGGCGAATGAGAGCTGGGGTAGATACTGGGGCTGGGACAGCAAGGAGACTTGGGCGCTAGTTTCGATCCTTGTCTATGCAGCAGTGCTTCACATGAGATTTATACCAAAGCTTAATAATCAATACGCATTTGCTGTTGCATCATTTTTTGCCTATTGGTCGATCATAATGACCTATTTTGGGGTAAATTTCTATCTAGCTGGCATGCACTCATACGCAGCTGGAGATCCGCTTCCAGTGCCTGATTTTGTCTGGATAAGCATCGCCATTATGATAGCGATGAGCGTTCTTGCATTTACGAAACGCTCTCTTTGCACAAGGTTATAG
- a CDS encoding fatty-acid--CoA ligase — protein MLLKGLIVFFIFLLIVAICALVYLLLKNKDHQVLVRGIEPESEEEITIEKLEELASDKTLSKNELFELIQIFGEKFIIPAKKNQVAPKEASNYINFIILICSHQNADAKLISFLDKEAKKKNPSYVAEIEDSERIGIENRKNRR, from the coding sequence ATGCTTCTTAAAGGCTTGATAGTCTTTTTTATTTTTTTGCTTATAGTGGCCATTTGCGCGCTAGTCTATCTTTTGTTAAAAAACAAAGATCATCAAGTCTTGGTAAGAGGGATAGAGCCTGAGAGCGAAGAAGAGATCACGATCGAAAAGCTTGAAGAACTTGCTAGTGATAAAACTTTAAGCAAAAACGAGCTTTTCGAGCTTATACAAATTTTTGGAGAGAAATTTATAATACCAGCGAAAAAAAATCAGGTTGCTCCAAAAGAAGCTAGCAACTACATAAATTTTATAATCCTAATCTGCTCTCATCAAAATGCCGATGCAAAGCTTATTAGCTTTTTAGACAAAGAGGCTAAAAAGAAAAATCCAAGCTATGTTGCAGAGATCGAAGACAGTGAGAGGATAGGCATAGAAAACCGCAAAAATCGTAGGTAA
- a CDS encoding response regulator — protein MKILIVENEIYLAGSMASKLADFGYDCEIAKSVKEALKFENFDVVLLSTTLPGQDFYPVIEKFKSSIIILLIAYINSDTVLKPIQAGAVDYIQKPFMIEELVRKIRHFEEFRGFKNEIKNYENYINFALKDYEIPCFEAKKIKFPLLLKSSKNGYSDKFIFNYVKAGNLPFLFLGKACFSELEKALAQSGDELIYITNLEELKEDEKEKILELCKKKKVAISTSDFAQSAPFEELELSVRDKNFDIGEIVTIDEYIKYIIVNYQDKFPDTELSKKLGISRKSLWEKRKKYDVSKKK, from the coding sequence ATGAAAATTTTAATAGTAGAAAACGAAATTTACCTAGCTGGCTCGATGGCTAGCAAATTAGCTGACTTTGGCTACGACTGCGAGATTGCAAAGAGCGTCAAAGAGGCTTTGAAATTTGAAAATTTTGACGTAGTGTTACTTTCTACCACACTCCCGGGGCAAGACTTCTACCCTGTCATAGAGAAATTTAAAAGCTCTATCATCATCTTACTCATCGCCTACATCAACAGCGACACCGTGCTAAAACCGATACAAGCGGGTGCGGTGGATTACATCCAAAAGCCATTTATGATAGAAGAGCTTGTTAGAAAGATAAGACATTTTGAAGAGTTTAGAGGCTTTAAAAACGAGATCAAAAACTACGAAAACTATATAAATTTCGCCCTAAAAGACTACGAGATACCTTGTTTTGAAGCTAAAAAGATCAAATTTCCACTTCTTTTAAAATCAAGCAAAAATGGCTACAGCGATAAATTTATCTTTAACTATGTAAAGGCTGGGAATTTACCATTTTTGTTTTTAGGCAAAGCCTGTTTTAGCGAGCTTGAAAAGGCACTTGCTCAAAGTGGCGATGAGCTCATCTACATCACAAATCTCGAAGAGCTAAAAGAGGATGAAAAAGAGAAAATTTTAGAGCTTTGCAAAAAGAAAAAGGTGGCGATCTCAACTAGCGATTTTGCGCAAAGTGCTCCATTTGAGGAGCTTGAACTCTCCGTCCGAGATAAAAACTTTGACATCGGCGAGATCGTCACGATCGATGAATATATAAAATATATCATCGTTAATTATCAAGATAAATTCCCCGACACCGAGCTAAGCAAAAAGCTTGGAATTTCTAGAAAATCACTTTGGGAAAAGAGAAAGAAATATGACGTCAGCAAGAAAAAATAG
- a CDS encoding rhodanese-like domain-containing protein — protein sequence MKKILLLGAVCSMLSADVKTIPVTPDVIKNYDQIVDIRTPSEWQDTGIIAGAKTITFDPSRKESFFGELSKAVDIKKPIALICRSGRRSAAAAAAIDSADLNIINLDGGMGSLIEQGYKTTPYKK from the coding sequence ATGAAAAAAATTTTACTTTTAGGAGCTGTTTGTTCTATGTTGTCTGCTGACGTTAAAACCATTCCTGTGACTCCAGATGTGATAAAAAATTACGATCAGATCGTTGATATAAGAACTCCATCTGAGTGGCAAGATACGGGTATCATCGCAGGTGCAAAGACTATCACTTTTGACCCAAGTCGAAAAGAGTCATTTTTTGGTGAGCTCTCAAAGGCGGTCGATATCAAAAAGCCTATCGCGCTTATTTGCAGAAGCGGTAGAAGAAGTGCGGCCGCAGCAGCTGCTATCGATAGTGCTGATCTAAATATTATAAATTTAGACGGCGGTATGGGCAGCTTGATCGAGCAGGGCTACAAAACTACGCCATATAAAAAATAA
- a CDS encoding Dps family protein has product MSKVILQLNTIQADANALYIKFHDLHWNVKGIQFFSVHEYTEKAYEDMSEIFDDAAERALMLGGRPIVKAEELAKVAHIKHEPKENYTPTEVLEIVLADYKHLLGEFKKLDELAEGDTTTQMYAQDQIAKFEKAIWMLNATLGK; this is encoded by the coding sequence ATGTCAAAAGTTATTTTACAGTTAAATACAATTCAAGCCGATGCAAACGCACTTTACATCAAATTTCACGATCTTCACTGGAATGTAAAAGGTATTCAATTTTTTAGCGTCCATGAATATACAGAAAAAGCTTATGAGGATATGAGCGAGATTTTTGATGACGCAGCTGAGAGAGCTCTTATGCTTGGTGGAAGACCTATAGTCAAGGCTGAGGAGTTAGCAAAAGTCGCCCACATCAAACATGAGCCAAAAGAGAACTACACTCCAACTGAAGTTTTAGAGATCGTTTTGGCCGACTACAAGCACCTTTTGGGTGAGTTTAAAAAGCTTGATGAGCTTGCAGAGGGCGACACAACAACTCAGATGTACGCACAAGATCAAATAGCTAAATTTGAAAAAGCCATCTGGATGTTAAACGCAACACTTGGTAAATAA
- a CDS encoding c-type cytochrome, translating into MKNIKISFLACFLVANAFAASQVYYIEARGEFGKELAEMAKKQANDRNEKVNVYVDEDPRRYKDNRILKFGVDRKGRYSVSLGKELYDKQCASCHGESADKRPFGSTPLKNMDAKDIEDSIISYRSDSSFGGSGKNVMQNQAKIVSNNDLGAILAYLKGKDALVDQDTNENKPVSTETKQGSYLR; encoded by the coding sequence ATGAAAAATATCAAAATTTCTTTTTTGGCGTGTTTTTTGGTGGCAAATGCCTTTGCAGCTTCTCAGGTTTATTATATAGAAGCTCGTGGCGAGTTTGGTAAAGAGCTTGCCGAAATGGCAAAAAAGCAGGCTAATGACAGAAATGAAAAAGTAAATGTCTATGTCGATGAAGATCCAAGACGCTATAAAGATAATAGAATTTTAAAATTTGGTGTTGATAGAAAAGGTAGATATAGCGTCTCTTTAGGAAAAGAGCTTTATGATAAACAATGCGCTAGCTGCCATGGCGAAAGCGCGGACAAAAGACCATTTGGCTCTACACCACTTAAAAACATGGATGCTAAAGATATAGAAGATAGCATCATCTCTTATAGAAGTGACTCAAGCTTTGGTGGTAGCGGTAAAAACGTTATGCAAAACCAAGCTAAGATCGTCTCAAACAATGATCTAGGTGCAATACTAGCCTATCTAAAAGGTAAAGATGCACTTGTAGATCAAGATACAAACGAAAATAAACCAGTTTCAACCGAGACAAAGCAGGGCAGTTATTTAAGATAA
- a CDS encoding phosphatidylglycerophosphatase A family protein, translating to MQKLFLTFFGFGLLPKAPGTWGSVAGAVAAFFVLYFFSATTLLLASILLFLVSISVIDDFEKKVNSHDESFIVIDEVAGVWLAIAISGATISQLVLSLVLFRVLDIKKPSIIGRIDRNVKGGLGVMGDDMVAGFFAGIISAMIYGVAMKFGVVLP from the coding sequence ATGCAAAAGCTATTTTTGACATTTTTTGGATTTGGACTTTTACCAAAGGCGCCTGGCACTTGGGGCTCGGTGGCTGGAGCTGTGGCGGCTTTTTTTGTGCTATATTTTTTCTCAGCGACCACGCTTTTACTGGCTAGCATTTTGCTATTTTTGGTGAGCATTAGTGTTATTGATGATTTTGAAAAAAAGGTAAATTCGCACGACGAGAGCTTTATAGTGATCGACGAGGTTGCTGGCGTTTGGCTTGCTATCGCCATTAGCGGAGCGACGATCTCTCAGCTAGTGCTTTCGCTCGTGCTTTTTAGGGTGCTTGACATCAAAAAACCATCGATCATTGGCCGGATCGACCGCAACGTAAAGGGCGGACTTGGCGTTATGGGCGATGATATGGTCGCTGGATTTTTCGCTGGCATTATTAGTGCGATGATATATGGCGTGGCTATGAAATTTGGCGTAGTTTTGCCGTAA